One genomic window of Daphnia pulex isolate KAP4 chromosome 12, ASM2113471v1 includes the following:
- the LOC124209404 gene encoding uncharacterized protein LOC124209404 isoform X4, whose amino-acid sequence MAPPVPSTFKSQGTNNNHRAAGIARQSDDDEEPAMPEEDMEDMEEFEAEEAALMMDEEEDGGGVGGGRGGKLGGGRTGRQSAPLPITAGGDFKCSVCDFTTRSRVTLQRHERLTHLKKKFFRCVKCNYVTHVKARYTKHVKYHSMPMIKCDLCEFRTPYKWNLDRHLKNHMGGGMYQCSLCNFTAHIKQSLTVHIQNHHLSPDKARSARRRNKVGASDQLNEVSPAETAMDADEAELLRLERMEHDARSQGGLRPLPDDDDDEGELEGVDHDEELAGSSSKADREDFGFLHPDDLTQKNGRLYSTGRSRSQCSQYKPVWGDGDLIRQPAGKVNGEMKTTNVGGQMSPVNYSLAVSPPELVAPKKNAPRPIPNLIPIAQSGQPTTSPAAAATILKIPQIQMREWDEEPSSSSILEAVGLLAKNQKAAAAVADETRKRKSGFLDQLAQKLAGCSNNESSRSEDSHPLATASVSTNISWSSRCQHCRQRCKTRADLLSHLKQCPRALQAASNEESEESAASATTAAQPHPMENKVFVWNQSMAAEEESNTESETDAMMMMMMMEEEENKRPSSVAGSDVSEASLVGIETAPGIGAVTGGAGAPAAGSLSMELRSTVRRVYRCPQCSFWATTASRFHVHMVGHTNTKPFECSQCAYRSNWRWDITKHIKLKAARDPAHTQARVLLLDSSGERHYDQYDRYLVMMRVTESGGPAVTHGRFAMEEMGRRAAASSSRRTDSLSPSPSPSPVPSPVPVAAPAATATSSTSVESLPFNLSAVSLATSLASIASSLLPPPPAIRQLPSLNAIHPEDSQHLTTEYPSPTKSTSGASTNPRRTIWKCKRCVFKDHNRETVLQHIRSAHYHPSGVGTNHSSPSLSVSSTGLTSGGQMAMGEPGSLATLLPPPPPAAAAGFLLSSGGGGGGGGSSTSTAPAFRCGVCNQVSNWKHVIQRHCRLKHNGNIQVIENRVTDEDGPELSREGDDLSISPLNGRAGKKTAKRESPLPDEDSMGYMMHADVQQYSCAICPFACKSLTDIEVHRQHHKTGSGRPIRCPICPFFVTDKQELAQHLVLHGMHDLKLDSSGQLSCSVEKSHTAEQSSSGRRFRCSSCPYVSDNKSQYVYHRQFHRPRGAPYKCSQCSYNVSRRHLLNQHLSVHGLPPVGLLDGENYASDSDAIGSEAEAEAEAAEAIEMADDEVMVAAAEDHSPTPISACSSSSAVAAASSSGIGSEGYTHLGLDPNTIARLPDSATVSLLDIPLTWVSRGSKFYKMFKCRHCPHVNVRKANIQEHEKRHQTKPGSSAAGGGGDNMHACSMCNYRCNNAGVLSAHVKVHQNVLGIIHALADPSRSDEEQLRQLAGVAGFKTGGEASTLVGKEAEESCSSLSSSGSAAPQPKLDLLLGRAGEDAKDDGGKKLHFCAHCPARFLVETELLIHQRFHGVKLAFRCDVCSYTARQENHLLAHWKVHSREYQERTKVLVEHHGASEQHPQPRILAVQPNSSADEEEGAIDLTSRKESEVKPSPIAITAEKTWANCPLCPARFDPDSKALQYHISLHGGNGPFRCRFCNYAVKAQDNLTKHEKLHLHHLHQTEDEDELTAETSTTDNNTKPLKRFQCSKCPSSFEKKEQFKVHSNLHGSKQRYRCDRCDYAVKYYTNFLQHMKRHDESETAAGGETTADEAMDVETHELPPTTTVPTIQLPEQPLSTADRQHIWLQDKLRSVQHQSVQQPFSCQYCPYRCGNQEDLISHIDHHAANGATGSFRCNFCDFTVMIQEELSEHIGLHFQLKGRKAAKLPESYWKCSNLEIWSEPVNPEVAGTEPEIVYDEKTKNQPGSDDDEEEDEDALYIDLSTGHPVRDETATDSASVDPES is encoded by the exons atggcgccaccggTGCCATCCACTTTCAAGAGCCAAGGAACGAACAACAATCATCGAGCGGCTGGAATCGCTCGCCAATCCGACGATGATGAGGAGCCGGCCATGCCGGAAGAGGACATGGAAGACATGGAAGAATTCGAAGCCGAGGAAGCCGCTCTCATGatggacgaagaagaagatggtggtGGAGTCGGTGGTGGCAGGGGCGGCAAATTGGGTGGTGGGAGGACTGGCCGCCAGTCGGCGCCACTGCCCATCACGGCCGGTGGTGATTTCAAGTGCTCCGTTTGCGACTTTACTACTCGCTCCCGAGTCACGTTACAACGCCACGAACGGCTCACGCATCTCAAGAAAAAG TTCTTCAGGTGCGTGAAATGCAATTACGTGACTCACGTCAAGGCCCGCTACACCAAACACGTTAAATATCATTCGATGCCCATGATCAAATGTGACTTGTGCGAATTCCGGACGCCCTACAAGTGGAACCTGGACCGGCATCTCAAGAATCACATGGGCGGCGGCATGTACCAGTGCTCGCTCTGCAACTTCACGGCCCACATTAAACAGTCGCTGACGGTTCACATACAAAATCATCACCTGAGTCCCGACAAGGCCAGATCGGCCCGTCGGCGCAACAAGGTCGGTGCTTCCGACCAGCTCAACGAAGTCAGCCCGGCCGAAACGGCCATGGACGCCGACGAGGCCGAGCTCTTGCGGCTCGAGCGGATGGAACACGACGCCCGCTCGCAGGGCGGCCTCCGGCCCTTGCCggatgacgatgacgacgaaggAGAACTGGAAGGAGTTGACCACGACGAGGAGCTGGCCGGCAGCTCGTCGAAAGCCGATCGGGAAGATTTTGGTTTCCTACACCCGGACGATTTGACGCAAAAGAACGGACGTCTCTACTCCACCGGCCGGAGTCGATCCCAGTGCTCCCAGTACAAGCCCGTCTGGGGGGATGGGGATTTGATACGACAGCCGGCCGGCAAAGTGAACGGCGAAATGAAAACGACAAATGTTGGTGGACAAATGTCACCGGTGAATTACAGTCTGGCCGTCTCTCCGCCGGAATTGGTTGCGCCCAAGAAAAACGCCCCTCGACCTATCCCGAATTTGATCCCGATCGCCCAGTCGGGACAGCCAACGACATCGCCGGCCGCTGCTGCCACCATTCTGAAAATTCCGCAAATTCAAATGCGTGAATGGGACGAAGAGCCCAGCTCTTCATCAATCCTGGAAGCTGTCGGATTGCTGGCCAAGAACCaaaaggcggcggcggcggtggccgACGAGACCCGCAAGCGCAAAAGTGGATTCCTCGATCAACTGGCCCAGAAATTGGCCGGTTGCAGCAACAACGAAAGCAGCCGGAGTGAGGACAGTCATCCATTGGCGACGGCCAGCGTTTCCACCAACATTTCCTGGTCGTCCAGGTGCCAGCACTGCCGCCAGAGGTGCAAAACCAGAGCCGATCTCCTCTCGCATTTGAAACAGTGTCCCAGGGCCCTGCAGGCGGCCAGCAACGAGGAGAGCGAAGAATCCGCCGCttccgccaccaccgctgcccAGCCGCACCCGATGGAGAACAAAGTTTTCGTCTGGAACCAGTCGATGGCGGCCGAGGAAGAGTCCAACACCGAGTCTGAAACGGAcgccatgatgatgatgatgatgatggaggaagaagagaacaaGCGGCCGTCTTCCGTGGCCGGAAGCGATGTTTCCGAAGCCAGTTTGGTCGGGATCGAAACGGCGCCTGGCATCGGGGCCGTCACGGGTGGCGCTGGAGCACCGGCCGCCGGTTCGTTATCGATGGAACTCCGCTCGACGGTGCGCCGAGTCTACCGCTGCCCTCAGTGCTCCTTTTGGGCCACGACGGCCTCTCGCTTCCACGTCCACATGGTCGGCCATACCAACACGAAACCGTTCGAATGTTCTCAATGCGCATACCGCTCCAACTGGAG GTGGGATATTACTAAACACATCAAGTTGAAAGCGGCCCGTGACCCGGCTCACACACAGGCTCGAGTTCTCTTGCTGGACTCTTCGGGCGAACGTCATTACGATCAGTACGACCGTTACCTGGTTATGATGCGCGTCACGGAATCGG GAGGGCCGGCGGTGACCCACGGACGATTCGCCATGGAAGAAATGGGACGCAGAGCggcggcttcttcttctcgacgGACCGATTCTTTGTCGCCGTCTCCATCTCCTTCGCCGGTGCCTTCGCCCGTTCCCGTTGCGGCTCCTGCCGCCACCGCAACTTCTTCCACCTCCGTAGAGTCGCTGCCGTTCAATTTGTCCGCCGTTTCGTTGGCCACTTCGCTGGCCAGTATCGCCTCCAGTCTCTTACCGCCACCTCCCGCCATCCGCCAGCTTCCGTCGCTCAATGCCATCCACCCGGAAGATTCTCAGCACTTGACGACGGAATATCCGTCGCCCACCAAATCGACCAGCGGCGCCAGCACCAATCCACGACGGACCATCTGGAAATGCAAACGCTGCGTTTTCAA GGATCATAACCGGGAGACGGTCTTGCAACACATTCGAAGCGCTCACTATCATCCATCGGGTGTCGGTACTAATCACAGCAGTCCTTCCCTGTCGGTTTCATCCACTGGGCTGACGAGCGGCGGCCAGATGGCCATGGGTGAGCCTGGCAGCTTGGCCACTCTTTtgccaccaccgccacccgccgccgccgccggcttccttctctcttccggcggaggaggaggaggaggaggttctTCAACTTCCACGGCGCCCGCTTTTCGGTGTGGAGTCTGCAATCAAGTTTCCAATTGGAAACATGTGATtcag CGCCATTGCCGTTTGAAACACAATGGCAACATCCAAGTCATTGAAAATCGAGTGACGGATGAAGACGGACCGGAATTGAGTCGTGAAGGTGACGATTTGTCCATCTCGCCTCTCAATGGCAGGGCCGGCAAGAAAACGGCCAAAAGAGAAAGCCCACTTCCCGACGAAGATTCCATGG GTTACATGATGCACGCGGATGTGCAACAGTATTCGTGTGCCATTTGCCCGTTTGCTTGCAAAAGTCTGACGGACATTGAAGTTCACCGGCAACATCACAAAACGGGATCGGGTCGGCCCATCCGCTGTCCCATCTGCCCATTTTTCGTCACCGATAAACA GGAACTGGCCCAGCATCTCGTACTGCACGGCATGCACGATTTGAAATTGGATTCTTCCGGCCAACTTTCTTGCAGCGTCGAAAAG AGCCACACCGCGGAACAGTCGAGTTCCGGGAGAAGATTCCGTTGCAGCTCTTGCCCGTACGTCAGTGACAACAAGAGCCAATACGTTTACCACCGGCAGTTCCACCGGCCGCGGGGTGCACCTTACAAGTGTTCGCAATGCTCCTACAATGTCAGCCGGAGGCATTTGCTGAACCAACACCTCAGCGTCCACGGTCTGCCGCCCGTCGGCCTCCTGGACGGTGAAAACTACGCGTCCGATTCGGATGCCATCGGGTCGGAAGCCGAGGCGGAAGCTGAAGCCGCTGAAGCCATTGAAATGGCGGACGACGAAGTGATGGTGGCCGCTGCTGAAGATCATTCGCCCACGCCCATCTCGGCCTGCTCGTCTTCCTCGGCTGTCGCGGCCGCATCCAGCAGCGGAATCGGCTCGGAGGGTTACACCCACCTGGGCCTGGATCCCAACACGATCGCCCGTCTGCCGGACTCTGCCACGGTTTCGCTGCTGGACATTCCGCTGACGTGGGTGTCGCGGGGGtcgaaattttacaaaatgttCAAGTGCCGCCACTGCCCGCACGTCAACGTCCGCAAGGCCAACATCCAGGAGCACGAGAAGAGACACCAGACCAAGCCGGGCAGCAGCGCCGCCGGAGGCGGTGGCGACAACATGCACGCCTGCTCAATGTGCAATTACCGGTGCAACAACGCCGGCGTCTTGTCGGCCCACGTCAAAGTCCACCAGAACGTGCTGGGCATCATCCACGCCCTGGCCGATCCTTCGAGATCCGACGAGGAGCAGTTGCGCCAATTGGCCGGAGTGGCGGGTTTCAAAACGGGGGGAGAAGCCTCGACCCTGGTTGGCAAAGAAGCGGAAGAATCTTGTTCGTCGCTCTCGTCGTCCGGAAGTGCCGCCCCTCAACCGAAATTGGATTTGCTGCTGGGCCGGGCCGGCGAAGACGCCAAAGATGACGGCGGGAAAAAGTTACACTTTTGCGCTCATTGCCCGGCCCGTTTTCTGGTCGAGACGGAGCTCCTGATTCACCAACGCTTTCACGGAGTCAAACTGGCCTTCCGCTGTGACGTCTGCTCTTATACGGCCCGCCAAGAAAACCACCTGCTGGCCCATTGGAAGGTCCACAGTCGCGAATATCAAGAGAGGACCAAG GTGCTGGTGGAACATCACGGCGCGTCTGAACAGCATCCGCAGCCGCGCATTTTGGCCGTCCAACCCAACAGCAGTGCGGATGAGGAGGAAGGAGCGATAGATTTGACCAGCCGGAAGGAATCGGAAGTGAAACCCAGTCCAATTGCCATCACTGCCGAAAAGACTTGGGCCAATTGCCCGCTGTGTCCGGCTCGATTCGACCCGGACAGCAAAGCGCTGCAGTATCACATTTCTTTGCACGGTGGCAATGGTCCGTTTCGCTGCCGCTTCTGCAACTACGCCGTCAAGGCCCAGGACAATTTGACGAAACACGAGAAGCTGCACCTGCACCACCTGCACCAGACGGAAGACGAGGACGAGCTGACGGCCGAGACGTCGACGACGGACAACAATACGAAGCCGCTGAAACGGTTCCAGTGTTCCAAGTGCCCGTCCAGCTTCGAGAAGAAGGAGCAGTTCAAAGTCCATTCCAATTTGCACGGCTCCAAGCAGCGCTACCGTTGCGACCGTTGCGACTACGCcgtcaagtactacaccaatTTCCTGCAGCACATGAAGAGGCACGACGAGAGCGAGACGGCCGCCGGTGGCGAAACGACGGCCGACGAAGCCATGGACGTCGAAACCCACGAGCTACCACCGACAACCACCGTCCCGACGATTCAATTGCCCGAGCAGCCGCTATCGACGGCCGACCGGCAACACATTTGGCTGCAGGACAAGTTGCGTTCCGTTCAACACCAGAGCGTCCAGCAGCCGTTTTCTTGCCAGTACTGCCCGTACAGGTGTGGCAACCAGGAGGATCTGATTAGTCACATCGACCATCACGCGGCCAACGGCGCGACGGGCAGTTTCCGCTGCAATTTCTGCGATTTCACGGTGATGATTCAGGAGGAACTCTCCGAGCACATTGGGCTGCACTTCCAGTTGAAGGGCCGCAAGGCCGCCAAGTTGCCGGAAAGTTATTGGAAATGCTCCAACCTGGAAATTTGGTCAGAACCGGTGAACCCTGAAGTGGCTGGAACGGAGCCGGAAATCGTCTACGAcgagaaaacgaaaaaccaGCCAGGCagcgacgacgatgaagaagaagacgaagatgcTTTGTACATCGATCTCAGTACGGGCCATCCCGTTCGAGATGAAACGGCCACCGACTCGGCATCGGTTGATCCTGAATCCtaa
- the LOC124209404 gene encoding uncharacterized protein LOC124209404 isoform X7 → MAPPVPSTFKSQGTNNNHRAAGIARQSDDDEEPAMPEEDMEDMEEFEAEEAALMMDEEEDGGGVGGGRGGKLGGGRTGRQSAPLPITAGGDFKCSVCDFTTRSRVTLQRHERLTHLKKKFFRCVKCNYVTHVKARYTKHVKYHSMPMIKCDLCEFRTPYKWNLDRHLKNHMGGGMYQCSLCNFTAHIKQSLTVHIQNHHLSPDKARSARRRNKVGASDQLNEVSPAETAMDADEAELLRLERMEHDARSQGGLRPLPDDDDDEGELEGVDHDEELAGSSSKADREDFGFLHPDDLTQKNGRLYSTGRSRSQCSQYKPVWGDGDLIRQPAGKVNGEMKTTNVGGQMSPVNYSLAVSPPELVAPKKNAPRPIPNLIPIAQSGQPTTSPAAAATILKIPQIQMREWDEEPSSSSILEAVGLLAKNQKAAAAVADETRKRKSGFLDQLAQKLAGCSNNESSRSEDSHPLATASVSTNISWSSRCQHCRQRCKTRADLLSHLKQCPRALQAASNEESEESAASATTAAQPHPMENKVFVWNQSMAAEEESNTESETDAMMMMMMMEEEENKRPSSVAGSDVSEASLVGIETAPGIGAVTGGAGAPAAGSLSMELRSTVRRVYRCPQCSFWATTASRFHVHMVGHTNTKPFECSQCAYRSNWRWDITKHIKLKAARDPAHTQARVLLLDSSGERHYDQYDRYLVMMRVTESGGPAVTHGRFAMEEMGRRAAASSSRRTDSLSPSPSPSPVPSPVPVAAPAATATSSTSVESLPFNLSAVSLATSLASIASSLLPPPPAIRQLPSLNAIHPEDSQHLTTEYPSPTKSTSGASTNPRRTIWKCKRCVFKHKDKRMVLAHMAKHTRRDNFSCGLCGKGSNWQSVIRRHCRLKHNGNIQVIENRVTDEDGPELSREGDDLSISPLNGRAGKKTAKRESPLPDEDSMGYMMHADVQQYSCAICPFACKSLTDIEVHRQHHKTGSGRPIRCPICPFFVTDKQELAQHLVLHGMHDLKLDSSGQLSCSVEKQSHTAEQSSSGRRFRCSSCPYVSDNKSQYVYHRQFHRPRGAPYKCSQCSYNVSRRHLLNQHLSVHGLPPVGLLDGENYASDSDAIGSEAEAEAEAAEAIEMADDEVMVAAAEDHSPTPISACSSSSAVAAASSSGIGSEGYTHLGLDPNTIARLPDSATVSLLDIPLTWVSRGSKFYKMFKCRHCPHVNVRKANIQEHEKRHQTKPGSSAAGGGGDNMHACSMCNYRCNNAGVLSAHVKVHQNVLGIIHALADPSRSDEEQLRQLAGVAGFKTGGEASTLVGKEAEESCSSLSSSGSAAPQPKLDLLLGRAGEDAKDDGGKKLHFCAHCPARFLVETELLIHQRFHGVKLAFRCDVCSYTARQENHLLAHWKVHSREYQERTKVLVEHHGASEQHPQPRILAVQPNSSADEEEGAIDLTSRKESEVKPSPIAITAEKTWANCPLCPARFDPDSKALQYHISLHGGNGPFRCRFCNYAVKAQDNLTKHEKLHLHHLHQTEDEDELTAETSTTDNNTKPLKRFQCSKCPSSFEKKEQFKVHSNLHGSKQRYRCDRCDYAVKYYTNFLQHMKRHDESETAAGGETTADEAMDVETHELPPTTTVPTIQLPEQPLSTADRQHIWLQDKLRSVQHQSVQQPFSCQYCPYRCGNQEDLISHIDHHAANGATGSFRCNFCDFTVMIQEELSEHIGLHFQLKGRKAAKLPESYWKCSNLEIWSEPVNPEVAGTEPEIVYDEKTKNQPGSDDDEEEDEDALYIDLSTGHPVRDETATDSASVDPES, encoded by the exons atggcgccaccggTGCCATCCACTTTCAAGAGCCAAGGAACGAACAACAATCATCGAGCGGCTGGAATCGCTCGCCAATCCGACGATGATGAGGAGCCGGCCATGCCGGAAGAGGACATGGAAGACATGGAAGAATTCGAAGCCGAGGAAGCCGCTCTCATGatggacgaagaagaagatggtggtGGAGTCGGTGGTGGCAGGGGCGGCAAATTGGGTGGTGGGAGGACTGGCCGCCAGTCGGCGCCACTGCCCATCACGGCCGGTGGTGATTTCAAGTGCTCCGTTTGCGACTTTACTACTCGCTCCCGAGTCACGTTACAACGCCACGAACGGCTCACGCATCTCAAGAAAAAG TTCTTCAGGTGCGTGAAATGCAATTACGTGACTCACGTCAAGGCCCGCTACACCAAACACGTTAAATATCATTCGATGCCCATGATCAAATGTGACTTGTGCGAATTCCGGACGCCCTACAAGTGGAACCTGGACCGGCATCTCAAGAATCACATGGGCGGCGGCATGTACCAGTGCTCGCTCTGCAACTTCACGGCCCACATTAAACAGTCGCTGACGGTTCACATACAAAATCATCACCTGAGTCCCGACAAGGCCAGATCGGCCCGTCGGCGCAACAAGGTCGGTGCTTCCGACCAGCTCAACGAAGTCAGCCCGGCCGAAACGGCCATGGACGCCGACGAGGCCGAGCTCTTGCGGCTCGAGCGGATGGAACACGACGCCCGCTCGCAGGGCGGCCTCCGGCCCTTGCCggatgacgatgacgacgaaggAGAACTGGAAGGAGTTGACCACGACGAGGAGCTGGCCGGCAGCTCGTCGAAAGCCGATCGGGAAGATTTTGGTTTCCTACACCCGGACGATTTGACGCAAAAGAACGGACGTCTCTACTCCACCGGCCGGAGTCGATCCCAGTGCTCCCAGTACAAGCCCGTCTGGGGGGATGGGGATTTGATACGACAGCCGGCCGGCAAAGTGAACGGCGAAATGAAAACGACAAATGTTGGTGGACAAATGTCACCGGTGAATTACAGTCTGGCCGTCTCTCCGCCGGAATTGGTTGCGCCCAAGAAAAACGCCCCTCGACCTATCCCGAATTTGATCCCGATCGCCCAGTCGGGACAGCCAACGACATCGCCGGCCGCTGCTGCCACCATTCTGAAAATTCCGCAAATTCAAATGCGTGAATGGGACGAAGAGCCCAGCTCTTCATCAATCCTGGAAGCTGTCGGATTGCTGGCCAAGAACCaaaaggcggcggcggcggtggccgACGAGACCCGCAAGCGCAAAAGTGGATTCCTCGATCAACTGGCCCAGAAATTGGCCGGTTGCAGCAACAACGAAAGCAGCCGGAGTGAGGACAGTCATCCATTGGCGACGGCCAGCGTTTCCACCAACATTTCCTGGTCGTCCAGGTGCCAGCACTGCCGCCAGAGGTGCAAAACCAGAGCCGATCTCCTCTCGCATTTGAAACAGTGTCCCAGGGCCCTGCAGGCGGCCAGCAACGAGGAGAGCGAAGAATCCGCCGCttccgccaccaccgctgcccAGCCGCACCCGATGGAGAACAAAGTTTTCGTCTGGAACCAGTCGATGGCGGCCGAGGAAGAGTCCAACACCGAGTCTGAAACGGAcgccatgatgatgatgatgatgatggaggaagaagagaacaaGCGGCCGTCTTCCGTGGCCGGAAGCGATGTTTCCGAAGCCAGTTTGGTCGGGATCGAAACGGCGCCTGGCATCGGGGCCGTCACGGGTGGCGCTGGAGCACCGGCCGCCGGTTCGTTATCGATGGAACTCCGCTCGACGGTGCGCCGAGTCTACCGCTGCCCTCAGTGCTCCTTTTGGGCCACGACGGCCTCTCGCTTCCACGTCCACATGGTCGGCCATACCAACACGAAACCGTTCGAATGTTCTCAATGCGCATACCGCTCCAACTGGAG GTGGGATATTACTAAACACATCAAGTTGAAAGCGGCCCGTGACCCGGCTCACACACAGGCTCGAGTTCTCTTGCTGGACTCTTCGGGCGAACGTCATTACGATCAGTACGACCGTTACCTGGTTATGATGCGCGTCACGGAATCGG GAGGGCCGGCGGTGACCCACGGACGATTCGCCATGGAAGAAATGGGACGCAGAGCggcggcttcttcttctcgacgGACCGATTCTTTGTCGCCGTCTCCATCTCCTTCGCCGGTGCCTTCGCCCGTTCCCGTTGCGGCTCCTGCCGCCACCGCAACTTCTTCCACCTCCGTAGAGTCGCTGCCGTTCAATTTGTCCGCCGTTTCGTTGGCCACTTCGCTGGCCAGTATCGCCTCCAGTCTCTTACCGCCACCTCCCGCCATCCGCCAGCTTCCGTCGCTCAATGCCATCCACCCGGAAGATTCTCAGCACTTGACGACGGAATATCCGTCGCCCACCAAATCGACCAGCGGCGCCAGCACCAATCCACGACGGACCATCTGGAAATGCAAACGCTGCGTTTTCAA GCACAAAGATAAGCGAATGGTGTTGGCCCACATGGCCAAACACACGAGACGGGACAATTTCTCGTGCGGCCTCTGTGGCAAAGGATCCAACTGGCAGAGTGTCATTAGG CGCCATTGCCGTTTGAAACACAATGGCAACATCCAAGTCATTGAAAATCGAGTGACGGATGAAGACGGACCGGAATTGAGTCGTGAAGGTGACGATTTGTCCATCTCGCCTCTCAATGGCAGGGCCGGCAAGAAAACGGCCAAAAGAGAAAGCCCACTTCCCGACGAAGATTCCATGG GTTACATGATGCACGCGGATGTGCAACAGTATTCGTGTGCCATTTGCCCGTTTGCTTGCAAAAGTCTGACGGACATTGAAGTTCACCGGCAACATCACAAAACGGGATCGGGTCGGCCCATCCGCTGTCCCATCTGCCCATTTTTCGTCACCGATAAACA GGAACTGGCCCAGCATCTCGTACTGCACGGCATGCACGATTTGAAATTGGATTCTTCCGGCCAACTTTCTTGCAGCGTCGAAAAG CAGAGCCACACCGCGGAACAGTCGAGTTCCGGGAGAAGATTCCGTTGCAGCTCTTGCCCGTACGTCAGTGACAACAAGAGCCAATACGTTTACCACCGGCAGTTCCACCGGCCGCGGGGTGCACCTTACAAGTGTTCGCAATGCTCCTACAATGTCAGCCGGAGGCATTTGCTGAACCAACACCTCAGCGTCCACGGTCTGCCGCCCGTCGGCCTCCTGGACGGTGAAAACTACGCGTCCGATTCGGATGCCATCGGGTCGGAAGCCGAGGCGGAAGCTGAAGCCGCTGAAGCCATTGAAATGGCGGACGACGAAGTGATGGTGGCCGCTGCTGAAGATCATTCGCCCACGCCCATCTCGGCCTGCTCGTCTTCCTCGGCTGTCGCGGCCGCATCCAGCAGCGGAATCGGCTCGGAGGGTTACACCCACCTGGGCCTGGATCCCAACACGATCGCCCGTCTGCCGGACTCTGCCACGGTTTCGCTGCTGGACATTCCGCTGACGTGGGTGTCGCGGGGGtcgaaattttacaaaatgttCAAGTGCCGCCACTGCCCGCACGTCAACGTCCGCAAGGCCAACATCCAGGAGCACGAGAAGAGACACCAGACCAAGCCGGGCAGCAGCGCCGCCGGAGGCGGTGGCGACAACATGCACGCCTGCTCAATGTGCAATTACCGGTGCAACAACGCCGGCGTCTTGTCGGCCCACGTCAAAGTCCACCAGAACGTGCTGGGCATCATCCACGCCCTGGCCGATCCTTCGAGATCCGACGAGGAGCAGTTGCGCCAATTGGCCGGAGTGGCGGGTTTCAAAACGGGGGGAGAAGCCTCGACCCTGGTTGGCAAAGAAGCGGAAGAATCTTGTTCGTCGCTCTCGTCGTCCGGAAGTGCCGCCCCTCAACCGAAATTGGATTTGCTGCTGGGCCGGGCCGGCGAAGACGCCAAAGATGACGGCGGGAAAAAGTTACACTTTTGCGCTCATTGCCCGGCCCGTTTTCTGGTCGAGACGGAGCTCCTGATTCACCAACGCTTTCACGGAGTCAAACTGGCCTTCCGCTGTGACGTCTGCTCTTATACGGCCCGCCAAGAAAACCACCTGCTGGCCCATTGGAAGGTCCACAGTCGCGAATATCAAGAGAGGACCAAG GTGCTGGTGGAACATCACGGCGCGTCTGAACAGCATCCGCAGCCGCGCATTTTGGCCGTCCAACCCAACAGCAGTGCGGATGAGGAGGAAGGAGCGATAGATTTGACCAGCCGGAAGGAATCGGAAGTGAAACCCAGTCCAATTGCCATCACTGCCGAAAAGACTTGGGCCAATTGCCCGCTGTGTCCGGCTCGATTCGACCCGGACAGCAAAGCGCTGCAGTATCACATTTCTTTGCACGGTGGCAATGGTCCGTTTCGCTGCCGCTTCTGCAACTACGCCGTCAAGGCCCAGGACAATTTGACGAAACACGAGAAGCTGCACCTGCACCACCTGCACCAGACGGAAGACGAGGACGAGCTGACGGCCGAGACGTCGACGACGGACAACAATACGAAGCCGCTGAAACGGTTCCAGTGTTCCAAGTGCCCGTCCAGCTTCGAGAAGAAGGAGCAGTTCAAAGTCCATTCCAATTTGCACGGCTCCAAGCAGCGCTACCGTTGCGACCGTTGCGACTACGCcgtcaagtactacaccaatTTCCTGCAGCACATGAAGAGGCACGACGAGAGCGAGACGGCCGCCGGTGGCGAAACGACGGCCGACGAAGCCATGGACGTCGAAACCCACGAGCTACCACCGACAACCACCGTCCCGACGATTCAATTGCCCGAGCAGCCGCTATCGACGGCCGACCGGCAACACATTTGGCTGCAGGACAAGTTGCGTTCCGTTCAACACCAGAGCGTCCAGCAGCCGTTTTCTTGCCAGTACTGCCCGTACAGGTGTGGCAACCAGGAGGATCTGATTAGTCACATCGACCATCACGCGGCCAACGGCGCGACGGGCAGTTTCCGCTGCAATTTCTGCGATTTCACGGTGATGATTCAGGAGGAACTCTCCGAGCACATTGGGCTGCACTTCCAGTTGAAGGGCCGCAAGGCCGCCAAGTTGCCGGAAAGTTATTGGAAATGCTCCAACCTGGAAATTTGGTCAGAACCGGTGAACCCTGAAGTGGCTGGAACGGAGCCGGAAATCGTCTACGAcgagaaaacgaaaaaccaGCCAGGCagcgacgacgatgaagaagaagacgaagatgcTTTGTACATCGATCTCAGTACGGGCCATCCCGTTCGAGATGAAACGGCCACCGACTCGGCATCGGTTGATCCTGAATCCtaa